Part of the Flavobacterium okayamense genome, CGGAGCTGAACGTGTTGTGGTTTCTCAGTTACACAGATCGCCTGGTGTATTCTTTGGACAGTCTTTCCATGCAAATGGAACTAAGTTATACTCTGCTAGAATTATACCTTTCAAAGGATCTTGGATAGAGTTTGCAACTGATATCAATAGCGTTATGTACGCTTACATTGATAGAAAGAAAAAATTACCAGTAACAACTTTATTCCGTGCAATTGGTTTTGAACGTGATAAGGATATTTTAGAAATTTTCGACCTTGCAGAGGAAGTAAAAGTTTCTAAATCTGGAATAAAAAAATTCATTGGTCGTAGATTAGCGGCTCGTGTTTTAAATACATGGCATGAAGATTTCGTAGATGAAGATACAGGAGAAGTTGTTTCTATTGAGCGTAACGAAATCATTTTAGATCGTGATACTATTTTAGATAAAGACAATGTTGAGGAAATAATCGAAGCAGACGTTAAAACTATCTTATTACACAAAGAAGATAATAATGCTGCAGATTATACAATCATTCACAATACATTACAAAAAGACCCTACAAACTCTGAAAAAGAAGCTGTAGAACACATTTACCGACAATTACGTAATGCTGAACCGCCTGATGAAGAAACGGCTCGTGGAATTATCGATAAGTTATTCTTCTCAGATCAACGTTATAATTTAGGTGATGTAGGTCGTTACAGAATGAATAAAAAGTTAGGCTTAGATATCCCTATGGATAAACAAGTTTTGACTAAAGAAGATATCATTACTATCGTTAAGTATTTAATTGAGTTAATCAATTCAAAAGCTGAGATTGATGATATTGACCACTTATCAAACCGTCGTGTAAGAACAGTTGGTGAACAACTTTCTGCTCAGTTTGGTGTTGGTTTAGCTCGTATGGCTAGAACTATTCGTGAAAGAATGAATGTTCGTGATAACGAGGTATTTACACCAATCGATTTGATTAATGCTAAGACATTATCATCGGTTATCAATTCATTCTTCGGAACAAACCAGTTATCTCAATTCATGGATCAAACAAATCCATTAGCTGAGATTACACACAAACGTCGTTTATCAGCTTTAGGACCTGGTGGTTTATCTAGAGAAAGAGCAGGTTTCGAGGTTCGTGACGTTCACTATACGCACTACGGACGTTTATGTCCAATTGAAACTCCAGAGGGACCAAATATTGGTTTGATTTCATCTTTAGGAGTTTATGCTAAAGTAAATAGTATGGGATTCATCGAAACTCCTTATCGTAAAGTAGAAAACGGTGTGGTTGATTTGAAAAATGAACCTATTTACTTAAGTGCTGAAGAAGAAGAAGGCAAGTTAATTGCTCAAGCAAATATTGAAATGGATGAAAAAGGGAAAATCAGCGCTGAGCGTATTATTGCTCGTGAAGAAGGTGATTTTCCAGTGGTTGAACCAACAGTTGTACATTATACAGACGTTGCGCCAAACCAAATTGCATCGATTTCTGCTTCATTAATTCCGTTCTTAGAGCATGATGATGCGAACCGTGCCTTGATGGGATCAAACATGATGCGTCAAGCCGTTCCATTATTACGTCCTGAAGCACCAATTGTTGGTACTGGTTTAGAGCGTCAAGTAGCATCTGATTCAAGAGTGTTGATTAATGCTGAAGGAGATGGAGTTGTTACTTATGTTGATGCAAATCAGATTACAATTCAGTACGACAGAACAGAAGAAGAAAGAATGGTAAGTTTTGATTCTGATGAAAAAACATACCAATTAATCAAATTTAGAAAAACGAATCAGAGTACATCTATTAACTTAAAACCTATTGTAAGAAGAGGTGATAAAGTTAAAAAAGGACAAGTGCTTTGTGAGGGATATGCAACGCAAAATGGAGAGTTAGCTTTAGGTAGAAACTTACAAGTAGCTTTCATGCCTTGGAAGGGTTACAACTTCGAGGATGCGATTGTAATTTCTGAGAAAGTAGTTCGTGACGATATCTTTACTTCAATTCACGTAGATGATTATACATTAGAAGTTCGTGATACGAAGTTAGGTAATGAAGAATTAACGAATGATATTCCAAACGTTTCTGAAGAGGCTACTAAAGACTTAGATGAAAACGGTATGATTCGTATTGGTGCGGAAGTTAAGCCTGGTGATATTTTAATTGGTAAAATTACTCCTAAAGGAGAATCAGATCCTACACCAGAAGAAAAATTATTACGCGCTATCTTCGGAGATAAAGCTGGTGATGTGAAAGATGCATCATTAAAAGCGTCTCCTTCATTACATGGAGTTGTTTTAGATAAAAAATTATTTGCTAAAGCAGTTAAAGATAAACGTAAGCGTTCTAAAGATAAAGAAGATTTAGATCGTCTTGAAATGGAGTTTGACGTTAAATTCAATGAATTAAAAGACAGATTAATTGAAAAATTATTTGTTATCGTTGATGGAAAAACTTCTCAAGGTGTAATGAACGATTTAGGAGAAGAAGTTTTACCTAAAGGGAAGAAATTTACTAAGAAAATGTTACAATCAGTTGATGATTTTGCTCACTTAACAAAAGGGCAATGGACAACTGACGATCACACTAATAAATTAGTAAATGACTTAGTTCATAACTATAAGATTAAATTAAACGACTTACAAGGATGGTTAAGAAGAGAAAAATTCACCATCACTGTAGGAGATGAGTTACCATCAGGTATTTTAAAATTAGCTAAAGTTTATATCGCTAAGAAACGTAAACTTAAAGTTGGTGATAAAATGGCAGGTCGTCACGGTAATAAAGGTATCGTTGCGAAAATTGTTCGTCAAGAAGATATGCCATTCCTTGAAGATGGAACTCCAGTTGATATCGTATTGAACCCACTTGGGGTACCTTCTCGTATGAATATCGGTCAGATTTATGAAACGGTATTAGGATGGGCAGGTAAGAAATTAGGTAAGAAGTTTGCTACGCCAATCTTTGATGGTGCATCTTTAGATGAAATCAATGCATTGACAGATGAAGCTGGTGTACCTCGTTTCGGACATACATATTTATATGATGGTGGAACAGGAGAGCGTTTCCATCAACCAGCGACAGTAGGTGTAATCTACATGTTAAAATTAGGTCACATGGTTGATGATAAGATGCACGCACGTTCTATCGGACCTTACTCTTTAATTACGCAACAACCATTAGGAGGTAAAGCTCAATTCGGAGGTCAGCGTTTTGGAGAGATGGAGGTTTGGGCTCTTGAGGCTTATGGAGCTTCAAGTACCTTGAGAGAAATCTTAACGGTGAAATCTGATGATGTAATGGGTAGAGCGAAAACTTACGAGTCTATCGTTAAGGGTGAAACTATGCCAGAACCAGGATTACCGGAGTCATTCAATGTATTAATGCATGAATTAAAAGGTCTTGGATTAGACATCAGATTAGAGGAATAATATAACGGGAGTAATTTCGGTTACTCCCTTTTCAAAGTTTTTACAAAAATCGATAGTATTTCATATCATGACAAGATTAAAAGATAAAAATACCGTTAAAAGATTCAATAGAATTACGATAGGTTTAGCATCTCCAGAGTCTATTTTAGCAGAGTCTAGAGGAGAGGTTTTAAAGCCTGAAACAATTAACTATCGTACACATAAACCTGAGCGTGATGGTCTTTTCTGTGAGCGAATTTTCGGTCCAGTTAAAGATTACGAGTGTGCTTGTGGTAAATATAAAAGAATTCGTTACAAAGGAATCGTGTGTGACCGATGTGGTGTTGAAGTAACGGAGAAAAAAGTTCGTAGAGATAGAGTAGGACACATTAATTTAGTGGTGCCTATCGCTCATATTTGGTATTTCCGTTCGTTACCAAACAAAATTGGTTACTTATTAGGATTACCGTCTAAGAAATTAGATATGATTATTTACTACGAAAGATACGTAGTAATTCAGCCAGGTATTGCAAAAAATGCTGAAGGTGACGACTTAAAAGCAATGGATTTCTTAACAGAAGAAGAGTATTTAAATATTTTAGATACACTTCCTATGGAAAACCAATATTTAGATGATACAGATCCAAACAAATTCATCGCTAAAATGGGTGCTGAATGTATAATGGATTTATTGTCTAGAATTGATTTAGACCAATTGTCTTATGATTTACGTCACGCTGCAAACAACGAAACGTCTAAACAACGTAAAACTGAAGCGTTAAAACGTTTACAAGTTGTTGAGTCGTTCCGTGAAGCAAACCAAAACAGAGAAAATAATCCTGAGTGGATGATTTTAAAAGTAATTCCGGTTATTCCACCTGAATTACGTCCGTTAGTGCCCCTTGATGGTGGTCGTTTCGCAACGTCTGATTTAAATGATTTATACAGAAGAGTTATCATCCGTAATAATCGTTTAAAGCGTTTAATGGAAATTAAAGCTCCTGAAGTAATCTTACGTAATGAAAAACGTATGTTACAAGAAGCTGTAGATTCATTATTCGATAACACTAGAAAAGCTTCTGCTGTTAAAACAGAATCTAACAGACCTTTAAAATCATTATCAGATTCATTAAAAGGTAAACAAGGTCGTTTCCGTCAAAACTTATTAGGTAAGCGTGTTGATTATTCTGCTCGTTCTGTAATTGTTGTAGGACCAGAATTGAAAATGTATGAGTGTGGTTTACCAAAAGATATGGCAGCTGAACTTTACAAACCATTCGTTATTCGTAAGTTAATCGAAAGAGGTATTGTAAAAACAGTTAAATCGGCTAAGAAAATTATCGATAAAAAAGAGCCAGTAGTATGGGATATCTTAGAAAATGTAATTAAAGGACATCCAGTATTACTAAACCGTGCTCCTACGCTTCACCGTTTGGGTATCCAAGCATTCCAACCTAAGTTAATTGAAGGAAAAGCAATCCAGTTACACCCATTGACGTGTACGGCTTTCAACGCCGATTTCGATGGTGACCAGATGGCGGTTCACTTACCTTTAGGTCCTGAGGCAATATTAGAAGCGCAATTATTAATGTTAGCTTCACATAATATCTTGAACCCTGCAAATGGTGCTCCTATTACAGTACCATCTCAAGACATGGTTCTTGGTTTATACTATATGACTAAAGAGCGTTTATCTACTCCTGAAGTTAAAATTAAAGGAGAAGGGCAAACTTTTTATTCTGTAGAAGAAACTCACATTGCTTTAAACGAAGGTCGTTTAGACTTAAATGCTCGTGTAAAAGTTAGAGCAAAAGACTTTAACGAAAACGGAGAATTAGTTTATCAAATTATTCAAACTACTGCGGGTAGAGTATTATTTAATGAAGTAGTACCTGAAGCAGCTGGATATATTAATGAGGTATTAACGAAGAAATCACTTCGTGATATTATTGGTAGAATTTTAGGTGCTACAGATGTTCCTACAACTGCTGCATTCTTAGATGATATCAAAAACATGGGATACAAATTTGCATTCCAAGGAGGTCTTTCTTTCAGCTTAGGTGATATTATTATTCCTGAGAAAAAACAGGCTTTAATTGCTGATGCAAATGAGCAAGTTGAAAGTATTACTATGAATTATAACATGGGTCTTATTACAAATAATGAGCGTTATAATCAGGTAATCGATGTTTGGACATCAACTAATGCATTGTTAACTGAATTAGCAATGAAAAACATTAGAGAAGACCAACAAGGATTCAACTCTGTATTCATGATGTTAGACTCTGGAGCAAGGGGATCAAAAGAACAGATTCGTCAGTTAACTGGTATGCGTGGTTTGATGGCTAAGCCGAAAAAATCAACTGCTGGTGGTGGTGAAATTATTGAAAACCCGATCTTATCTAACTTTAAAGAAGGTTTATCAATTTTAGAATACTTTATTTCTACACACGGTGCTCGTAAAGGTCTTGCCGATACGGCTCTTAAAACTGCCGATGCAGGTTACTTAACTAGAAGGTTACACGATGTTTCTCAAGATGTTATTGTTAACTCTGTAGATTGTGGTACTTTAAGAGGAATTGAAGTTACTCCATTAAAGAAAAACGAAGAAATCGTAGAATCTTTAGGAGAAAGAATCTTAGGACGTGTTGCTTTACACGATGTTATAGATCCTTTAACTTCAGAAGTTTTAGTTCATGCTGGTGAAGAAATTACAGAAGCTATTGTTAAGAGAATCGAAAACTCTCCATTAGAGAAAGTAGAAGTTCGTTCGCCATTAACATGTGAAGCTACAAAAGGAATTTGTGCTAAATGTTATGGTAGAAACTTAGCAACTGCTAAGATGACTCAAAAAGGTGAGGCTGTAGGTGTAATTGCTGCACAGTCTATTGGTGAGCCAGGTACACAGTTAACACTTCGTACGTTCCACGTTGGAGGGGTTGCTGGAGGTTTATCAGAAGAGTCAAGTATCGTTACTAAATTCGCTGGACGTTTAGAAATTGAAGAATTAAAAACTGTAAAAGGGGAAGATAATGAAGGAAACGCAGTTGATATCGTTATTTCTCGTTCAACAGAATTAAAATTAATTGATGTTAAAACAGGAATCGTATTAAATACACATAATATCCCTTATGGTTCTTACATCTACATTAAAGATGGTGATACTGTAGAAAAAGGTACAACTATCTGTAAATGGGATCCATATAATGGTGTAATTATTTCTGAATTTACTGGTAAAATTGAATTCGAAGATATTAAGCAAGGTGAATCTTTCTTAGTAGAAATCGATGAGCAAACAGGATTCCAAGAAAAAGTAATCTCTGAAGCTCGTAATAAGAAATTAATCCCAACTTTACATATTTATGGTAAAGATGGTCAATTAGAGCGTTCTTATAATTTACCAGTTGGTGCACACTTAATGGTTGAAGACGGAGAGAAAATTAAAGCTGGAAAAATCTTAGTTAAGATTCCTCGTCGTTCTTCTAAAGCGGGAGATATTACAGGAGGTTTACCACGTATTACAGAGTTATTAGAAGCTCGTAATCCTTCAAACCCAGCTGTAGTTTCTGAAATTGATGGTGTAGTTACTTTCGGAAAAATTAAGAGAGGTAACCGTGAAATTTCTATCGAATCTAGATTCGGAGAAGTAAAAAAATACTTAGTTAAACTTTCGAACCAAATCTTAGTTCAAGAGAATGACTTCGTAAAAGCGGGAACTCCACTTTCTGATGGTGCTATTACTCCAGAAGATATCTTAAGAATTAAAGGACCTTCTGCTGTTCAACAGTACTTAGTAAATGAAATTCAAGAGGTATACCGTTTACAAGGGGTAAAAATTAACGATAAGCACTTTGAAGTTGTAATTCGTCAAATGATGCGTAAAGTTAAAATTGAAGATCCAGGAGATACTTTATTCTTAGAAGATCAATTGGCTCACACATCTGACTTTATCGTTGAAAATGATAAATTATACGGAATGAAAGTAGTTGAAGATGCTGGTGATTCTGATAGCTTAAAAGCTGGTCAAATCATTTCGCCTCGTCAATTAAGAGATGAAAATTCGTTATTAAAACGTGAAGATAAAAACTTAGTAGTAGCTCGTGATGTAGTTCCTGCAACTGCAACTCCAGTTCTACAAGGTATCACAAGAGCGTCGTTACAAACGAAATCATTCATTTCTGCGGCATCGTTCCAGGAAACAACTAAAGTATTAAATGAAGCAGCTGTTGCTGGTAAGATCGATACTTTAGAAGGACTTAAAGAAAACGTTATTGTTGGTCACAGAATTCCAGCTGGTACAGGGATGAGAGATTACGATAACACAATCGTAGGTTCTAAAGAAGAATACAATGAATTAATGGCAGCAAAAGAAGAATTTAATTTCTAATTTTCTTCCTAAACATAAATCTAAAAACCTAACAGCTTGCTGTTAGGTTTTTTTAACTCTAACAACTATGGAAAATAATAACAATAACCAACAAGGTCAAATCAACATCGAGTTAGACGAGAAAACGGCTGAAGGCATCTATTCTAACTTAGCAATTATCAACCATTCGCACAGTGAATTCGTTTTAGATTTTTTAGCAATTATGCCAGGTGTTCCTAAAGCAAAAGTAAAATCAAGAATTGTGTTAACGCCTCAACATGCAAAACGCTTGTTAAATGCTATGGCTGAAAATGTAAGACGTTTTGAAGCACAACATGGTGAAATTAAAGAAGGTGATGCACCAAATATTCCTTTAAATTTCGGACCAACAGGCCAAGCTTAATAAAAATTAAAGTCTCACATTTGTGGGACTTTTTTATTTTTGTAAAAACTTTTGCCATGCAGTTAATAAAAGTCGATTCTTCTCATCTTAACATCATCGAACAACTTGCTCGAAAAATTTGGCCAGTTGCATATGCCGAAATTTTGAGCCAAGAGCAATTAGATTACATGTTAGATATGTTTTATTCGGAAGAAGCTTTACTAGCGCAATTAGAAAAAGGACACGTTTTTTACTTGGTAAAAAATACTTCTGGAGATTATTTAGGTTTTGTTTCGTTTGAATTGAATTGCGAACCGCATAAAACCAAAATCCATAAAATATATGTATTACCCGAAACTCAAGGTTTAGGTTTAGGAAAATTATTGTTTGAAAAGGTTAGGGAAGAAGCACTAAAAGCCAATCAAGAAGCGATTTTCTTAAATGTAAACAAATACAACAACGCCCAACATTTCTACACCAAACTCAATTTTGAAATCGTAAAAGAAGAGGTAATCGATATTGGTCACGGTTATGTAATGGACGATTACGTAATGGAAGTCAAACTCTAACGATTCCTCGTTCCGTAATTACGTTTACCCGAAAATCCTTTTTTATTGCTTGGTAAACTCGCTTCTTCAGTTTTGCTTGAAGGTTCGATTAAACTATTCAAATCGTCGAGTTCTTTTTTCGTTAGTTCACGGTATTTTCCAACTGGAACATCCAGCGAAATATTAATAATACGAATACGCTTTAAAGCTGTTACTTCGTAATCTAAATATTCACACATTCTACGAATTTGACGATTCAAACCTTGCGTTAAAATAATACGAAACGTAAACTTACTAATTGGCTCTACTTTGCATTTACGCGTAACCGTATCTAAAATAGGAATACCACTACTCATACGCTGAATAAAACGTTCGGTAATAGGTTTGCTCACCGTAACTATATATTCTTTTTCGTGATTGTTACGAGCACGCAAAATTTTATTCACAATATCACCATCGTTTGTCATTAACAACAAACCTTCACTGGCTTTATCTAAACGCCCAATAGGGAAAATACGCTCAGGATAATTGATGTAATCGACAACGTTGTTTTTTACACTTTGGTTGGTCGTACATTCAATCCCAACAGGTTTATGGAAAAGCAAATACACAAAACCTTCTTTTTTCTCATTAATAAGCTTGCCGTTGACACGCACTTCATCATTTGGACCCACTTTTGTGCCCATTTCAGGAATTTGTCCGTTAATCGTTACGCGACCTTGCTCGATTAATTTATCGGCTTCGCGACGCGAACAAAAACCACTTTCCGAGAGAAATTTATTAATACGTGTTTTGTTGTCTTCCATAGCGCAAAGATAAACTTTTTAATAGTTATACATAACTTTAACTTTAACACAAACAACAAGTAGTTAAACTTTTGTTTTGATTATCTTAGTAACGCTAATTTGAATGCCAAACCAACTATAAATGAATCCACTTTTTTCTATGTTTGTATTAATGCTATTGCTTACGCTTAATTTTTCTTGTGCCGATAAAAAACCAACAGAAACCTCAATTACCAACCAAGAAGTTTTACAAACAAACAAATCAGATACTTTACAATTTACCTCTGGAATTCGTGCTATTTTACAAGATAGCAAAGGCAATTATTGGTTGGGAAGTCATACCGAAGGCGTTTGCAAGTTCGATGGAAAAACATTTGAATATTTTACCACAAACGAAGGATTAGCAAGCAATCAAGTTCGTGCGATACAAGAAGATGCAAAAGGTATTATTTGGTTTGAAACCGCAAATGGACCTTGTAGTTACGATGGAAAAACTATTACAAATCATTCAATTGCATTAAAAAGCTATCCCGAAAGTAATTGGCAAAAAGCCGAAAACGACCTTTGGTTTACAAGAGGTGATAGCGAAGGCGTGTATCGTTACGACGGACAAAACATTCATTTTTTAGCATTTCCTAAACCTGTAAAGGCTGATTCTATGAACAATTATATGGTAACCAATATGTCTAAAGGAAAAACTACACAATGGTTTGCTACCTATCCTGCGGTTTTTGGTTACGATGGAAAAAATACTATTGTGATAGACAATGAATCGTTAGGATTAAAAGTAGAAACTGGCGGTTTGCATGTGCGAAGTATTTTTGAAGACTCGAAAGGTAGAGTTTGGATAGGCAACAATGGTATTGGCGTTTTGTTGAAAGAAGGCGATAGCATTATAAATTTCTCTGAAAAGTACCATTTAATACATCCTGAAAGCAAAAGAAGAGGCGCAAAATCTCCAGTGGGAACCTTAGAACATGTTTTTGCGATTGCCGAAGATAACGAAGGCAACATGTGGTTTGGAGATAGAGATACCGGCGCTTGGAAATTTGATGGCACAAACTTTACCCATTACACCATAGATAATAAATTAGCCACACCTATGATTTGGTGTATTTATAAAGATAACACTAATAATTTGCTATTTGGTTTGGCAAATGGTGGCGTGTATAAGTTTAACGAAAAGACTTTTGAGAAAGTTTTTTGATGAAGTAAGCATATTATTTTATTTTTTCAATAATTATAAATTGCAGGTTTAATGTAAGTTAATTTTCAAAATGATAGAGTTTAAAAAAAATAAAAATAATTGTAGGGGATTTTATTATAAAACTTTACTTGGAGTTTACAATTTTATTATATTATTATTAGTTTTTTCTTCAATCAGTTGTGTAAATGAAAAAGCAAATGATTCATCAGATTTAATTATTAAATCTGAAACTTTTACAAGTAAATCCGTTTATTGTCAGACGATTGTTCAAAATGATAATTTTGTTTGGGTAGGATCTAAAGATAAAGGCTTAATTCGCTTAAATATTTTAACAAAAAAATTAGAATATTTTACACCTTATAATAGTGATTTACAAAGTACGGATATCCTTAAACTAACTTTAGATAATAAGAATAATTT contains:
- a CDS encoding GNAT family N-acetyltransferase encodes the protein MQLIKVDSSHLNIIEQLARKIWPVAYAEILSQEQLDYMLDMFYSEEALLAQLEKGHVFYLVKNTSGDYLGFVSFELNCEPHKTKIHKIYVLPETQGLGLGKLLFEKVREEALKANQEAIFLNVNKYNNAQHFYTKLNFEIVKEEVIDIGHGYVMDDYVMEVKL
- the rpoB gene encoding DNA-directed RNA polymerase subunit beta — encoded protein: MITNQTERLNFASTKNIPNYPDFLDIQVKSFKDFFQLETKSDERGNEGLYNTFMENFPITDTRNQFVLEFLDYFIDPPRYTIEECIDRGLTYSVPLKARLKLYCTDPEHEDFETIVQDVYLGTIPYMTPSGTFVINGAERVVVSQLHRSPGVFFGQSFHANGTKLYSARIIPFKGSWIEFATDINSVMYAYIDRKKKLPVTTLFRAIGFERDKDILEIFDLAEEVKVSKSGIKKFIGRRLAARVLNTWHEDFVDEDTGEVVSIERNEIILDRDTILDKDNVEEIIEADVKTILLHKEDNNAADYTIIHNTLQKDPTNSEKEAVEHIYRQLRNAEPPDEETARGIIDKLFFSDQRYNLGDVGRYRMNKKLGLDIPMDKQVLTKEDIITIVKYLIELINSKAEIDDIDHLSNRRVRTVGEQLSAQFGVGLARMARTIRERMNVRDNEVFTPIDLINAKTLSSVINSFFGTNQLSQFMDQTNPLAEITHKRRLSALGPGGLSRERAGFEVRDVHYTHYGRLCPIETPEGPNIGLISSLGVYAKVNSMGFIETPYRKVENGVVDLKNEPIYLSAEEEEGKLIAQANIEMDEKGKISAERIIAREEGDFPVVEPTVVHYTDVAPNQIASISASLIPFLEHDDANRALMGSNMMRQAVPLLRPEAPIVGTGLERQVASDSRVLINAEGDGVVTYVDANQITIQYDRTEEERMVSFDSDEKTYQLIKFRKTNQSTSINLKPIVRRGDKVKKGQVLCEGYATQNGELALGRNLQVAFMPWKGYNFEDAIVISEKVVRDDIFTSIHVDDYTLEVRDTKLGNEELTNDIPNVSEEATKDLDENGMIRIGAEVKPGDILIGKITPKGESDPTPEEKLLRAIFGDKAGDVKDASLKASPSLHGVVLDKKLFAKAVKDKRKRSKDKEDLDRLEMEFDVKFNELKDRLIEKLFVIVDGKTSQGVMNDLGEEVLPKGKKFTKKMLQSVDDFAHLTKGQWTTDDHTNKLVNDLVHNYKIKLNDLQGWLRREKFTITVGDELPSGILKLAKVYIAKKRKLKVGDKMAGRHGNKGIVAKIVRQEDMPFLEDGTPVDIVLNPLGVPSRMNIGQIYETVLGWAGKKLGKKFATPIFDGASLDEINALTDEAGVPRFGHTYLYDGGTGERFHQPATVGVIYMLKLGHMVDDKMHARSIGPYSLITQQPLGGKAQFGGQRFGEMEVWALEAYGASSTLREILTVKSDDVMGRAKTYESIVKGETMPEPGLPESFNVLMHELKGLGLDIRLEE
- a CDS encoding DUF3467 domain-containing protein; the encoded protein is MENNNNNQQGQINIELDEKTAEGIYSNLAIINHSHSEFVLDFLAIMPGVPKAKVKSRIVLTPQHAKRLLNAMAENVRRFEAQHGEIKEGDAPNIPLNFGPTGQA
- the rpoC gene encoding DNA-directed RNA polymerase subunit beta', coding for MTRLKDKNTVKRFNRITIGLASPESILAESRGEVLKPETINYRTHKPERDGLFCERIFGPVKDYECACGKYKRIRYKGIVCDRCGVEVTEKKVRRDRVGHINLVVPIAHIWYFRSLPNKIGYLLGLPSKKLDMIIYYERYVVIQPGIAKNAEGDDLKAMDFLTEEEYLNILDTLPMENQYLDDTDPNKFIAKMGAECIMDLLSRIDLDQLSYDLRHAANNETSKQRKTEALKRLQVVESFREANQNRENNPEWMILKVIPVIPPELRPLVPLDGGRFATSDLNDLYRRVIIRNNRLKRLMEIKAPEVILRNEKRMLQEAVDSLFDNTRKASAVKTESNRPLKSLSDSLKGKQGRFRQNLLGKRVDYSARSVIVVGPELKMYECGLPKDMAAELYKPFVIRKLIERGIVKTVKSAKKIIDKKEPVVWDILENVIKGHPVLLNRAPTLHRLGIQAFQPKLIEGKAIQLHPLTCTAFNADFDGDQMAVHLPLGPEAILEAQLLMLASHNILNPANGAPITVPSQDMVLGLYYMTKERLSTPEVKIKGEGQTFYSVEETHIALNEGRLDLNARVKVRAKDFNENGELVYQIIQTTAGRVLFNEVVPEAAGYINEVLTKKSLRDIIGRILGATDVPTTAAFLDDIKNMGYKFAFQGGLSFSLGDIIIPEKKQALIADANEQVESITMNYNMGLITNNERYNQVIDVWTSTNALLTELAMKNIREDQQGFNSVFMMLDSGARGSKEQIRQLTGMRGLMAKPKKSTAGGGEIIENPILSNFKEGLSILEYFISTHGARKGLADTALKTADAGYLTRRLHDVSQDVIVNSVDCGTLRGIEVTPLKKNEEIVESLGERILGRVALHDVIDPLTSEVLVHAGEEITEAIVKRIENSPLEKVEVRSPLTCEATKGICAKCYGRNLATAKMTQKGEAVGVIAAQSIGEPGTQLTLRTFHVGGVAGGLSEESSIVTKFAGRLEIEELKTVKGEDNEGNAVDIVISRSTELKLIDVKTGIVLNTHNIPYGSYIYIKDGDTVEKGTTICKWDPYNGVIISEFTGKIEFEDIKQGESFLVEIDEQTGFQEKVISEARNKKLIPTLHIYGKDGQLERSYNLPVGAHLMVEDGEKIKAGKILVKIPRRSSKAGDITGGLPRITELLEARNPSNPAVVSEIDGVVTFGKIKRGNREISIESRFGEVKKYLVKLSNQILVQENDFVKAGTPLSDGAITPEDILRIKGPSAVQQYLVNEIQEVYRLQGVKINDKHFEVVIRQMMRKVKIEDPGDTLFLEDQLAHTSDFIVENDKLYGMKVVEDAGDSDSLKAGQIISPRQLRDENSLLKREDKNLVVARDVVPATATPVLQGITRASLQTKSFISAASFQETTKVLNEAAVAGKIDTLEGLKENVIVGHRIPAGTGMRDYDNTIVGSKEEYNELMAAKEEFNF
- the rluF gene encoding 23S rRNA pseudouridine(2604) synthase RluF, with the translated sequence MEDNKTRINKFLSESGFCSRREADKLIEQGRVTINGQIPEMGTKVGPNDEVRVNGKLINEKKEGFVYLLFHKPVGIECTTNQSVKNNVVDYINYPERIFPIGRLDKASEGLLLMTNDGDIVNKILRARNNHEKEYIVTVSKPITERFIQRMSSGIPILDTVTRKCKVEPISKFTFRIILTQGLNRQIRRMCEYLDYEVTALKRIRIINISLDVPVGKYRELTKKELDDLNSLIEPSSKTEEASLPSNKKGFSGKRNYGTRNR
- a CDS encoding ligand-binding sensor domain-containing protein; translation: MNPLFSMFVLMLLLTLNFSCADKKPTETSITNQEVLQTNKSDTLQFTSGIRAILQDSKGNYWLGSHTEGVCKFDGKTFEYFTTNEGLASNQVRAIQEDAKGIIWFETANGPCSYDGKTITNHSIALKSYPESNWQKAENDLWFTRGDSEGVYRYDGQNIHFLAFPKPVKADSMNNYMVTNMSKGKTTQWFATYPAVFGYDGKNTIVIDNESLGLKVETGGLHVRSIFEDSKGRVWIGNNGIGVLLKEGDSIINFSEKYHLIHPESKRRGAKSPVGTLEHVFAIAEDNEGNMWFGDRDTGAWKFDGTNFTHYTIDNKLATPMIWCIYKDNTNNLLFGLANGGVYKFNEKTFEKVF